The following are encoded in a window of Paenibacillaceae bacterium GAS479 genomic DNA:
- a CDS encoding peptide methionine sulfoxide reductase msrA/msrB has protein sequence MATNNQQLATFAGGCFWCMISPFEELPGIIRIVSGYTAGHVENPTYDQVCQGNTGHTEAVQITYDPEVFPYAKLLDIYWQQVDPTDAMGQFADRGDSYRPVIFYHTEEQRKLAEESKRALQDSGRFDKPIVVTIEPAAPFYEAEDYHQDYHKTHPFRYKMYRRGSGRDKFIEQHWKMDKNEDELRARLTPMQFDVTQNNGTEPPFRNEFWDHKEEGIYVDIVSGEPLFSSLDKYDSGCGWPSFTKPLAKPSVKEKSDSTLFMLRTEVRSAVADSHLGHVFDDGPKDKGGLRYCINSAALRFVPVSQLEEEGYGEYRSLFR, from the coding sequence ATGGCTACAAATAATCAGCAGCTGGCGACGTTCGCCGGTGGATGTTTCTGGTGCATGATATCTCCGTTCGAGGAGCTGCCTGGAATTATTCGCATCGTATCCGGTTATACGGCCGGGCATGTAGAGAATCCGACTTATGACCAAGTTTGCCAAGGCAATACCGGTCATACCGAAGCAGTTCAGATCACATACGATCCGGAAGTATTCCCGTACGCCAAGCTGCTTGACATTTACTGGCAGCAGGTCGATCCGACCGATGCAATGGGACAGTTCGCTGACCGCGGCGACTCCTACCGTCCGGTTATTTTTTATCATACGGAGGAGCAGCGCAAGCTGGCCGAGGAGTCCAAAAGAGCGCTTCAAGATAGCGGGCGCTTTGACAAGCCGATCGTCGTAACGATCGAGCCTGCCGCTCCTTTTTATGAGGCGGAGGATTATCATCAGGACTACCACAAGACCCATCCATTCCGCTACAAGATGTACCGCAGAGGCTCTGGCCGTGACAAGTTCATTGAGCAGCATTGGAAAATGGACAAAAACGAGGATGAGCTGCGCGCCCGTCTGACGCCGATGCAGTTTGATGTGACACAGAATAACGGGACCGAGCCTCCGTTCCGCAACGAGTTCTGGGATCATAAAGAGGAAGGCATATACGTGGACATCGTATCCGGAGAACCGCTGTTCAGCTCTCTGGACAAGTATGACTCGGGCTGTGGCTGGCCGAGCTTCACGAAGCCGCTGGCAAAGCCGAGTGTGAAAGAGAAGTCGGACTCCACCCTCTTCATGCTGCGTACAGAGGTGCGTAGCGCCGTTGCTGATTCCCATCTAGGACATGTATTCGATGATGGTCCGAAGGACAAGGGCGGCTTGCGCTACTGTATCAACTCGGCTGCGCTGCGGTTCGTTCCGGTATCGCAACTTGAAGAAGAGGGCTACGGAGAGTACCGTTCTCTGTTCCGCTAA
- a CDS encoding nicotinate phosphoribosyltransferase: protein MEPSIALHTDKYQINMMYAHWKMGTHNRSAVFEMYFRKLPFGNGYAVFAGLQRIVDYILELRFSEEELVYLQQQEERYDPAFIDELRRFRFSGSIDAVPEGTLVFPNEPLVRVEGRIMEAQFVETAILNMANYQTLIATKASRIKQVAGDDTLLEFGTRRAQEMDAAVWGARAAYVAGFDATSNMRAGLLFGIPAKGTHAHAWVQAHDSELEAFQRYAEALPDGVTLLVDTYDTLGSGVPHAIEVARQLRAKGKEMQAIRLDSGDLAVLSKEARRMLDEAGFPNVRIVASNDLDENIMMNLKAQGAAINTWGVGTQLITAADQPSLGGVYKLAAIDRGKGYEPVIKLSGNLDKVTNPGAKSVHRLIDPDTGYALGDYMALREEDVSGGKALKRIDPAHPYVNSVLSRYEAVPLLRSVFRDGKLVEPLPNLEEIRSYHRAQLALFRQPYLRKLHPEPYPVSFSKQLWQLKTEMIQRVQGPAEE, encoded by the coding sequence ATGGAGCCGTCAATCGCTCTACATACAGATAAGTATCAGATAAACATGATGTACGCCCATTGGAAAATGGGAACCCATAACCGCAGCGCCGTTTTTGAAATGTATTTCCGCAAGCTGCCTTTTGGCAATGGCTATGCTGTTTTTGCAGGCTTGCAACGAATCGTCGATTACATTCTGGAGCTGCGTTTCTCGGAAGAGGAACTGGTTTATTTACAGCAGCAAGAGGAGCGCTACGATCCCGCATTTATTGATGAACTGCGCCGTTTTCGATTTAGCGGCAGCATCGACGCCGTCCCGGAAGGGACGCTCGTATTTCCGAATGAGCCGCTTGTAAGGGTAGAGGGCCGTATTATGGAGGCGCAGTTCGTTGAAACAGCCATTCTTAATATGGCTAACTATCAGACGCTAATCGCTACCAAGGCATCCCGCATTAAGCAGGTGGCCGGCGATGATACGTTGCTTGAATTCGGCACACGCAGAGCACAGGAGATGGACGCTGCGGTATGGGGAGCGCGGGCTGCTTATGTTGCTGGATTTGACGCTACGAGTAATATGCGAGCCGGCCTGCTTTTTGGCATCCCTGCGAAGGGGACGCATGCCCATGCTTGGGTGCAGGCGCATGACTCCGAACTGGAGGCGTTCCAGCGTTATGCCGAAGCGTTGCCTGACGGAGTGACGCTGCTCGTTGATACTTACGATACGCTTGGCAGCGGAGTGCCTCATGCGATCGAGGTTGCTCGACAGCTTAGAGCGAAAGGCAAGGAGATGCAGGCCATCCGGCTGGATAGCGGCGACCTGGCTGTGCTGTCCAAGGAGGCGCGCCGGATGCTGGATGAAGCGGGATTTCCGAATGTGCGCATCGTGGCTTCCAACGACTTGGACGAGAATATAATGATGAACCTCAAGGCGCAGGGTGCAGCTATCAATACTTGGGGCGTTGGTACCCAGCTCATTACAGCTGCTGACCAGCCATCGCTTGGCGGTGTGTACAAGCTCGCCGCAATTGACCGCGGTAAAGGTTATGAGCCAGTTATCAAGCTATCGGGCAATTTGGATAAGGTAACTAATCCCGGCGCCAAGTCCGTACACCGGTTAATCGATCCTGACACGGGGTATGCGCTCGGGGATTACATGGCGCTGCGCGAAGAAGATGTTAGCGGCGGCAAAGCGCTGAAGCGCATTGATCCAGCTCATCCCTATGTAAACTCAGTTCTGTCCCGCTACGAGGCGGTACCTCTTCTACGCTCGGTATTTCGAGACGGGAAGTTAGTTGAGCCACTTCCGAATTTGGAAGAGATCCGCAGCTATCATCGCGCCCAGCTGGCGCTGTTCCGTCAGCCGTATTTGCGTAAGCTGCATCCGGAGCCTTACCCGGTCTCGTTCAGCAAGCAGTTATGGCAGCTAAAAACGGAGATGATCCAGCGTGTTCAAGGTCCAGCGGAAGAGTAA
- a CDS encoding acetyl esterase → MFKVQRKSKLSSDRLALPIRMLLAAVHAGSWLTGRPLSRMRWRMGLFMKALDGAASLKIPGQAVDWGDLELPTANGRTIPVRWYRPKTVSSDAKASLLPVILYFHGGGFALGDHRVRHRYNRTWAQLSGCLFLSVGYRLAPEHPYPQGVDDAYEALLWASREASQLGGDPQRLAVAGESAGGNIAAVTALRSVHHGGPKVKAQALLYPAVDLTGGNGPGSASQPSLRENGREYLLTLRLLHQFADGYARPGERSLPDVSPLLAEELGGLPPTLVVTAELDPLRDQGKLYAERLQASGVPVEYRCYDGMIHDFTAMMPGWLPEAEHSLRLAAGFLKERLLEEPRAEEEVRTKVEEDAAGLEPIVAEDKPMRVGRMVTEGEAASVERMDEDDKPTDFAALVADIYRAGLHKHSNEISREAGEGIKDGGPG, encoded by the coding sequence GTGTTCAAGGTCCAGCGGAAGAGTAAGCTTTCTAGCGATAGACTAGCGCTACCAATTCGTATGCTGCTGGCAGCGGTGCATGCCGGTTCATGGCTGACAGGTCGCCCTCTTTCACGCATGCGCTGGCGAATGGGCCTGTTCATGAAGGCGCTGGATGGGGCCGCTTCCCTGAAAATTCCCGGCCAGGCCGTCGATTGGGGCGATCTCGAGCTGCCGACGGCCAATGGGCGAACCATTCCTGTTCGCTGGTATCGGCCGAAAACAGTTTCCTCGGATGCGAAAGCTTCGCTTCTACCGGTCATTTTGTATTTTCATGGCGGCGGGTTCGCATTGGGCGATCATCGGGTCCGCCATCGTTACAACCGGACTTGGGCGCAGCTCAGCGGATGTTTGTTTCTGTCGGTCGGATACCGACTTGCCCCAGAGCATCCCTATCCTCAAGGAGTCGATGATGCTTATGAAGCGCTGCTTTGGGCTTCGCGGGAAGCCAGTCAGCTAGGCGGCGACCCTCAACGGCTTGCCGTTGCCGGCGAAAGCGCTGGCGGTAACATCGCGGCAGTAACTGCCCTGCGCTCAGTTCACCATGGAGGACCAAAAGTGAAAGCTCAAGCGCTGCTCTACCCGGCGGTCGATTTGACTGGAGGGAATGGGCCGGGTTCCGCTTCACAGCCCTCGCTGCGGGAGAACGGCCGAGAGTATTTGCTGACTCTAAGGTTATTGCATCAGTTCGCTGACGGCTACGCGAGGCCGGGGGAACGCTCTTTGCCGGATGTTTCTCCGCTGCTCGCGGAGGAGCTTGGCGGTCTGCCGCCAACGCTTGTTGTTACGGCGGAGCTTGACCCGCTGCGTGATCAGGGAAAACTATATGCAGAGCGGTTACAGGCTTCCGGGGTGCCGGTAGAGTATCGGTGTTATGACGGGATGATCCATGATTTTACGGCGATGATGCCGGGCTGGCTACCGGAGGCCGAGCATTCGCTAAGACTGGCGGCTGGGTTCTTGAAGGAGCGGCTGCTGGAGGAACCGAGAGCTGAGGAAGAGGTTAGGACCAAGGTTGAGGAAGATGCAGCGGGATTAGAGCCAATAGTGGCGGAAGATAAGCCTATGCGTGTCGGGCGAATGGTTACGGAGGGTGAGGCAGCAAGTGTGGAGCGGATGGATGAGGATGACAAGCCCACCGATTTTGCAGCGCTCGTAGCTGATATTTATAGGGCTGGGCTGCACAAGCATTCCAACGAGATTAGCCGAGAGGCTGGAGAGGGGATTAAGGATGGGGGACCAGGCTGA
- a CDS encoding transcriptional regulator, TetR family: MSIDRRAEVVHAAAKSFTMFGYKATTMDQVARIARVGKGTIYTFFDNKEQLFEEIMKNFVAEILALAEKAIDPGKPFAENLHRALLDVLNYRKEHELFSRLTMEMKEIGTAAAGFGIHMMEEALLDFVAEAVQDAVVKGELKPCDPKLTAYVLVKLFITIVVDWPAVSGQPFKEEDVMRLFELYFLDGISEKPESV, encoded by the coding sequence ATGTCTATAGACCGAAGGGCAGAAGTCGTCCATGCCGCCGCCAAATCCTTCACCATGTTCGGTTACAAGGCTACGACTATGGATCAAGTGGCTCGAATCGCGCGTGTTGGCAAAGGGACGATTTATACCTTTTTTGATAATAAAGAGCAGCTGTTCGAGGAAATCATGAAGAATTTTGTCGCAGAAATTCTGGCATTAGCCGAGAAAGCAATCGATCCCGGCAAGCCGTTCGCCGAAAATCTTCACCGCGCTCTGCTCGACGTGCTTAACTATCGCAAGGAACATGAGCTTTTTTCCCGTCTCACAATGGAAATGAAAGAGATCGGCACGGCAGCAGCCGGTTTCGGCATCCATATGATGGAGGAAGCGCTGCTCGACTTCGTGGCAGAAGCCGTACAAGACGCTGTCGTCAAAGGGGAGCTCAAACCTTGCGATCCGAAGCTGACTGCCTATGTGTTGGTCAAGCTGTTCATTACGATCGTTGTGGACTGGCCAGCTGTATCTGGACAGCCATTTAAGGAAGAAGATGTGATGCGGCTGTTCGAGCTATATTTCCTAGATGGAATCTCGGAGAAGCCCGAATCTGTATAG
- a CDS encoding Uncharacterized integral membrane protein yields the protein MKSQGLLISGLIFALIIAIFAVINVDPVQVNFLFVQTSLPLILVVLGSALLAGLSVGLFGIIRSYRLQRQIKALQRELDLLKAEPYGHSLTTVPSRASTDLAADPAAEPLRQPVE from the coding sequence ATGAAATCCCAAGGTTTGCTTATCTCAGGTTTAATCTTTGCCTTGATTATCGCTATATTCGCAGTCATTAATGTCGATCCGGTACAGGTCAATTTCCTGTTCGTACAGACTAGTCTGCCACTGATCCTCGTTGTTCTCGGTTCTGCTCTGCTTGCTGGATTGAGCGTTGGATTGTTCGGCATCATTCGCTCCTATCGGCTGCAACGACAAATAAAGGCTTTGCAAAGGGAACTTGATCTGCTCAAAGCGGAGCCGTATGGCCACTCGCTTACGACAGTACCATCCCGAGCGTCTACGGATTTAGCAGCTGATCCTGCTGCCGAACCGCTTCGTCAGCCTGTCGAATAG
- a CDS encoding two-component system, chemotaxis family, sensor kinase CheA, giving the protein MATASNPLSKRRFTIRSKIISGYAVILTCLAVSILIVFAQLSAVQRETERVTDHDIAVQNLTYTIEKNILDMETGQRGFIITGEDNYLEPYRSGFAQWQSNFSLLLGMMESNSSQTKALELVYSSVEEWLAITMPVIDSKQRGDQDAITEFYAVDRGKQNMDQLRGMFDAFRQTEQQQVVQRLEKLDQNNQLLQTSLISLFLFSLALSGIFAWAISRSIIRTLTSVTDSITGMTEADTSGKEQLSTRITVTSHDEIADLAMATNRLLDDFEGRSWMQQVVLELGGKLQQTSTREDTSEVMVAGMAEALQAPYAVLYVLDSFKSGGRLRLAASVAEEPGLRASLLPTFDFNEGLVGRCAAEQRLRQYEMPHDYVKVSSGLGSAQPQHLLLVPIVYENRVMAVLEMARFSSFSEMEQRLAAEAAEQLGVALHRVHIAQEIKSLLEESQSMTEELQMQAEELQSQQEELSASNEQLGRQVQLSEEKSLRLEQIQQELTIYAAELERNSRYKNEFMANMSHELRTPLNSMLILSQMLAENPERNLSVKEEEFARVIHSAGSDLLTLINDLLDLSKIEAGKMEVALEPVNLSELPDLIYSAFRGHAERTGLEFTVIRQMDVPDLMVTDEQRLMQIVKNLLSNAFKFTSAGEVSLVISQASQETVEKLLPKRMGTTVLSFEVKDTGIGIDPAKQELIFEAFRQADGTTSRQFGGTGLGLSISRELASLLQGRLTVQSEPGVGSIFTLYVPSLHKETRLHDLELAEEAGLSWSNESDHTLVLPPSELSDEEKLRSQLEDRSKQFPAAASEVADSLLSSYYGRRVLVVDDDIRNVYSLTSFLEKGGIEVISANNGSEALEILDAVPCDLVLMDMMMPVMDGYEAIRQIRTHPEHHNLPVIAITAKAMPQDRDLCLQAGASDYITKPLNLDQLNSLLEVWMLRKKV; this is encoded by the coding sequence ATGGCAACAGCCTCTAATCCCCTATCGAAAAGAAGATTCACCATTCGCAGTAAAATTATATCCGGCTATGCCGTTATTTTGACTTGCCTCGCTGTATCGATCCTGATTGTATTCGCGCAGTTGTCAGCGGTGCAAAGGGAAACGGAGCGTGTAACCGACCATGATATTGCCGTACAGAACCTGACCTATACCATCGAAAAGAATATACTGGACATGGAAACCGGGCAACGGGGTTTCATCATTACAGGAGAAGATAATTATCTGGAACCGTATCGCTCGGGTTTTGCCCAATGGCAGTCCAATTTCAGCTTGCTGTTAGGCATGATGGAGAGCAATTCCTCGCAGACGAAGGCATTGGAACTCGTCTATTCTTCGGTTGAAGAATGGCTCGCCATTACAATGCCTGTCATTGACTCCAAGCAAAGAGGGGATCAGGACGCGATTACAGAGTTTTATGCCGTCGACAGAGGCAAGCAAAATATGGATCAGCTACGCGGAATGTTCGACGCTTTCCGCCAGACAGAGCAGCAGCAAGTCGTCCAGCGGTTGGAGAAGCTTGACCAGAACAATCAGCTCCTGCAAACGAGCCTGATCTCACTGTTTCTGTTCTCGCTGGCGCTTTCCGGCATATTCGCATGGGCAATCTCACGTTCTATTATCCGTACGTTAACGAGCGTGACTGATTCCATTACCGGCATGACGGAAGCTGACACATCTGGGAAGGAGCAGCTTTCGACACGTATCACAGTTACCTCCCACGACGAGATCGCCGACCTGGCGATGGCGACTAACCGATTGTTAGATGATTTTGAGGGACGTAGCTGGATGCAGCAAGTAGTGTTGGAACTTGGAGGCAAGCTGCAACAGACATCTACCAGGGAGGACACAAGCGAGGTTATGGTCGCAGGTATGGCTGAAGCTTTGCAGGCCCCATATGCTGTTCTGTACGTGCTGGATTCCTTCAAGTCCGGCGGCAGGCTCAGACTAGCGGCTTCTGTAGCTGAGGAACCCGGTCTGCGGGCAAGCCTCTTACCAACCTTCGATTTTAATGAAGGTCTTGTAGGCAGATGTGCAGCTGAGCAGCGCTTGCGGCAATATGAGATGCCTCATGATTATGTGAAGGTCAGCTCGGGGCTTGGCAGTGCGCAGCCGCAGCATTTGCTGCTTGTCCCAATTGTTTATGAGAACCGAGTGATGGCCGTGCTTGAGATGGCCCGCTTCTCTTCCTTCAGCGAGATGGAGCAGCGGCTCGCCGCAGAAGCTGCGGAGCAACTAGGCGTGGCATTACATCGTGTCCATATTGCCCAAGAGATCAAGTCGCTGCTTGAGGAATCCCAGTCCATGACCGAGGAACTGCAGATGCAGGCTGAGGAGCTCCAATCACAGCAGGAGGAGCTATCGGCTTCTAACGAACAGTTGGGCAGGCAAGTACAGCTGTCTGAGGAGAAGTCGCTTAGATTGGAGCAAATTCAGCAGGAGCTTACTATTTATGCTGCTGAGCTGGAGCGCAACTCCCGCTACAAAAATGAATTTATGGCCAATATGTCTCATGAGCTGAGAACTCCACTCAACAGTATGCTGATCCTGTCTCAGATGCTTGCCGAGAATCCGGAGCGCAATTTGTCCGTGAAGGAAGAGGAGTTTGCCAGGGTCATTCATTCGGCGGGAAGCGATCTGCTCACACTGATCAATGATCTTCTCGATCTTTCCAAAATCGAAGCCGGCAAAATGGAAGTGGCACTGGAACCTGTCAATCTGAGTGAGCTTCCTGACTTGATTTATTCGGCATTCCGGGGCCATGCTGAACGAACTGGCCTTGAGTTCACCGTCATCCGCCAAATGGATGTGCCGGATCTGATGGTTACCGACGAACAGCGCCTCATGCAGATTGTCAAAAATCTTCTCTCCAATGCTTTCAAATTCACCTCGGCGGGAGAAGTTTCATTGGTCATCTCGCAAGCCAGTCAGGAGACGGTCGAGAAGCTTCTGCCGAAACGGATGGGAACAACCGTCCTATCGTTTGAGGTTAAGGATACAGGAATCGGCATCGATCCTGCCAAGCAGGAGCTGATCTTCGAAGCTTTCCGCCAAGCGGACGGTACAACAAGCCGCCAATTCGGCGGCACAGGTTTAGGCTTGTCCATTTCCCGCGAGCTGGCGTCCTTATTGCAGGGCCGTTTGACCGTGCAAAGCGAGCCCGGAGTGGGGAGCATTTTCACACTGTATGTGCCTTCCTTGCATAAGGAAACTCGCTTACATGATCTAGAGCTAGCTGAGGAAGCAGGATTGAGCTGGAGTAATGAGTCCGACCATACGCTAGTATTGCCTCCGTCGGAGCTATCAGATGAAGAGAAGCTAAGGAGTCAACTGGAAGACCGTTCAAAACAGTTTCCAGCAGCGGCCTCCGAGGTGGCAGATTCTTTGCTGAGCTCCTATTATGGCAGGAGGGTGCTCGTCGTTGATGACGATATTCGCAATGTGTACAGCCTGACCAGCTTTCTTGAAAAGGGCGGCATAGAAGTCATTTCGGCGAACAATGGAAGTGAAGCGCTGGAAATTCTGGATGCTGTGCCATGTGATCTCGTGTTGATGGATATGATGATGCCGGTTATGGATGGTTACGAGGCAATTCGCCAGATTCGAACCCATCCGGAGCATCATAATCTTCCGGTTATCGCAATTACCGCCAAGGCAATGCCGCAGGATCGAGATCTATGCCTGCAAGCAGGAGCCTCGGATTACATCACCAAGCCCCTGAATCTGGATCAGCTCAATTCATTGCTGGAGGTCTGGATGCTCCGCAAAAAAGTTTAA